The Actinomadura graeca nucleotide sequence CCTGCTGGTGATGTACGACCACGTCCACCGGGCCCTGGGAACCGACCCCTCCAGTCCCGAGGGGAACCTGCGGCTGCGCAAGGGAGTGCTCGATCTGCACTCCGACCCGCTGCTCCCTCCCGAGGTGGCCGCCGAGGTGCGGGCGGCGTACGACCGCCTGCTGACAGAACACAGTCCCATCGCCGCGGATCCGCCCACGGCGGACGGCGTGGCCGAAGGAGAAGGGTGATGACCGAGTCGATCACAGTCGAGGGCCTGGTCAAAAGGTTCGGGCGAGCGCGTGCGCTGGACGGGCTGGACCTGTCGGTGCGCACGGGCGAGGCGCACGGCTTCCTCGGGCCGAACGGCGCCGGCAAGACCACCACACTGCGCGTCCTGCTCGGCCTGATGCGCGCGGACGGGGGGACCGCCACCCTCCTCGGCGGCGATCCGTGGACGGAGGCGACACGGCTGCAGCGCCGGCTGGCCTACGTGCCCGGCGACGTGACGCTGTGGCCCAACCTCAGCGGCGGCGAGGCCATCGACCTGCTCGGGCGGCTGCGCGGCGGGCTCGACAGGCAGCGGCGCGCGGACCTGCTGGAGCGCTTCGACCTCAACCCGCGCAAGAAGTGCCGGGCCTACTCCAAGGGCAACCGGCAGAAGGTGGCGCTGATCGCCGCGCTCGCCTCCGACGTCGAGCTGTTCATCCTCGACGAGCCCACCTCCGGCCTGGACCCGCTCATGGAGGAGCTCTTCCGCCAGGTCGTCCGGGAACGCCTGGACGAGGGGCGGACGGTGCTGCTGTCCAGCCACATCCTCTCCGAGGTGGAGGCGCTGTGCGAGCGCCTCACCATCATCCGCGCGGGCCGGACGGTGGAGACCGGGTCCCTCGCCGAGCTCCGCCACCTGACCCGCACCTCCATCGACGCCGAGCTGGCCGGCCCGGCGGAGGGCCTCGCCGGGCTGCAGGGCGTCCACGACGTGCGGACCGAGGACGGGCACGTCCACTTCGCCGTGGACAACACCCAGCTGGACGTGGCGCTGCGCCATCTCACGTCCATCGGCGTGCGCTCCCTGGTCAGCCGGCCGCCGACGCTGGAGGAGCTGTTCCTGCGGCACTACCGGTCGGACGACGCGGGCGGGACCGGCGACGCCGGCCGGTCCGCCGGGACGCCGAGGGCGGAGGCGTCGCGATGAGCGTCCCGGCCGGCACCGGCAAGCTCGTCCGGCTCATCCTGCGGCGGGACCGGTGGCTCCTGCCGCTGTGGCTGCTGCTCGCCCTCTTCCCGGTCTCCGCCGTGAACTCGCTGGGCGACCTGTACCCGACGGCCGCCGAGCGCCAGGACTTCGCCGCGGAGATGGAGGGCAACTCGGCGCTCATGGTGCTGTACGGCCGCCTCTACGGGTCGGACCTCGGCGAGCTGGCGGTCTGGCGGGCGGGCTTCATGCCGGTGTTCTTCGGGCTGCTCGCCCTCCTGTTCGTCATCCGGCACACGCGCACCGAGGAGGAGAGCGGCCGCCGCGAGCTGGTGGGCGCCGCCTCCGTCGACCGCCGGGCGCCGCTGGCCGCGGCGCTGGCCGTGGCGTTCCTGGTCGCCCTCGTCGCGATGGTGCTCGTCGGGACGACCGTCCAGGGCCAGGGCCTGCCCGCGGCGGGATCGTGGGCGTTCGGCGCGCAGTACCTCGTCGTGGGCGCGGTGTTCGCCGCGGTCGGGGGAGTGGCCGCCCAGCTGAC carries:
- a CDS encoding ABC transporter ATP-binding protein is translated as MTESITVEGLVKRFGRARALDGLDLSVRTGEAHGFLGPNGAGKTTTLRVLLGLMRADGGTATLLGGDPWTEATRLQRRLAYVPGDVTLWPNLSGGEAIDLLGRLRGGLDRQRRADLLERFDLNPRKKCRAYSKGNRQKVALIAALASDVELFILDEPTSGLDPLMEELFRQVVRERLDEGRTVLLSSHILSEVEALCERLTIIRAGRTVETGSLAELRHLTRTSIDAELAGPAEGLAGLQGVHDVRTEDGHVHFAVDNTQLDVALRHLTSIGVRSLVSRPPTLEELFLRHYRSDDAGGTGDAGRSAGTPRAEASR